A genomic stretch from Lathyrus oleraceus cultivar Zhongwan6 chromosome 2, CAAS_Psat_ZW6_1.0, whole genome shotgun sequence includes:
- the LOC127121938 gene encoding uncharacterized protein LOC127121938 produces MNIGTHPVAQIQSVPAVCYEICSGPHQTCYYFATPQQVEEIKFLKPNNPYSKTYNPGWKNHPNFSWKDQKGTAPQHGQYQTQYQQQQQQQAPKKANWEIDIERMATHNVQFQEETRNNQKITTASIKNLEVQMGQIAQQLASSSQAQVIEEVDEERDQLIEVDLEIRENEVVREEVAASKPVVKETSIEPKPVVKLPFPTRNKKKGQHENFFEKFLELFKKLVINILLLEALEQMPTYAKFMKDIISKRRTADTNPIILTETCSAIFQGMKIPIKKKDREAVTIPCTIGDRSFNKALIDLGASVSLMPLSIYKKLGIGVVQDTRMTLQFANHSVKKPYGIVEDVLVKIDKFVFPVDFVILEMLEDEEISLILGRLFLELGRCLINIEEGTMTLKVYDEELKIDVRNTMRYKDDICTSHTIEVLDQVTTFDNLMPTPQSPLERVLSLSIFESDKEVYNKDSEVLALLYAQTPWKGSRPRRWEDLCLPPSSEENEELKKETELKQLPDNLKYIFLEPEGKCPAIVNSSLQDIQEEKLIQVLKKYKTTIGWKIEDLKGINPTVCMHKILMEDDHKPVVQP; encoded by the exons ATGAATATAGGCACACACCCAGTAGCACAGATCCAATCGGTCCCTGCTGTATGCTATGAGATTTGCAGTGGTCCTCACCAAACGTGTTATTATTTTGCGACTCCTCAACAGGTGGAAGAAATCAAATTCTTGAAGCCAAATAATCCTTACTCCAAGACATACAACCCGggatggaaaaatcatcccaaTTTCTCATGGAAAGATCAAAAAGGAACCGCCCCTCAACATGGTCAAtaccaaactcaatatcaacaacaacaacagcaacaagCCCCTAAGAAAGCTAATTGGGAAATTGATATTGAGAGAATGGCTACCCACAATGTCCAATTTCAAGAAGAAACCCGGAACAATCAAAAAATTACCACAGCATCtataaagaatcttgaagttcaaATGGGGCAAATCGCTCAACAACTAGCTTCAagttctcaagcacaag TTATTGAGGAAGTTGATGAAGAGAGAGACCAATTGATCGAAGTGGACCTTGAGATAAGAGAAAATGAAGTGGTTAGAGAAGAAGTAGCAGCATCGAAACCAGTGGTGAAAGAAACAAGCATTGAGCCCAAACCGGTTGTTAAACTCCCATTCCCCACTCGGAACAAGAAAAAAGGGCAACATGAGAACTTTTTTGAAAAGTTCTtagagttgttcaagaagctGGTGATTAATATTCTGTTGTTGGaggcacttgaacaaatgcctacatatgcaaagttcatgaaggatatcATTTCTAAGAGGCGTACCGCCGACACTAACCCAATTATCCTcactgaaacttgtagtgctatttttCAGGGTATGAAGATTCCTATCAAAAAGAAGGATCGCGAAGCTGTCACTATCCCATGCACTATTGGAGATAGGTCATTCAACAAAGCTCTGATTGATCtgggagctagtgtgagtctcaTGCCGTTATCTATCTACAAAAAACTGGGTATAGGGGTTgtgcaagataccagaatgacactcCAATTTGCCAATCATTCAGTCAAGAAACCGTATGGCATTGTTGAAGACGTTCTGGTAAAAATTGATAAGTTTGTTtttccggtggattttgtaatTCTCGAAATGCTGGAAGATGAAGAGATCTCTCTCATTCTGGGGAGACTCTTTCTGGAGTTGGGCCGGTGCTTAATAAACATCGAAGAAGGAACAATGACACTAAAAGTTTATGATGAAGAATTAAAAATCGATGTTCGAAACACTATGAGGTACAAGGATGATATTTGTACAAGTCACACTATAGAGGTTTTGGATCAAGTGACGACATTTGATAACCTTATGCCTACACCCCAGTCACCTTTGGAGAGAGTGTTGAGTTTGTCCATTTTCGAGTCGGATAAAGAGGTATATAATAAAGACTCTGAAGTGCTTGCCTTGTTGTATGCGCAAACTCCGTGGAAAGGATCTAGACCACGACGGTGGGAAGATTTATGTTTACCTCCATCTAGTgaggaaaatgaagaacttaAGAAGGAAACAGAGTTGAAACAACTTCCTGACAACCTCAAATATATCTTTCTCGAGCCTGAAGGAAAATGTCCTGCTATCGTAAACTCGAGCCTTCAGGACATCCAAGAAGAAAAGCTCATCCAAGTCTTGAAAAAGTACAAAACTACTATTGGATGGAAAATTGAAGATTTGAAGGGTATTAACCCTACTGTTTGCATGCATAAAATATTAATGGAAGACGACCACAAGCCAGTAGTCCAACCGTAG